DNA sequence from the Excalfactoria chinensis isolate bCotChi1 chromosome 2, bCotChi1.hap2, whole genome shotgun sequence genome:
agtgctcagagcccagtccCTGACcatgggtgtctgcagggattgGGCCTCACCACCTCTCACTGCAACCTGTGCAGCACCTCCCTACCCTCAGTGCATGAaattcttccttacatccatCTGAATCTCCCCCTTTttagttcaaaaccatttccccttgtcctgtcacactGACCCCACTacagagtctgtccccttccctCTTGCAGCCCCTGTAGGTGCTGAAGCCACTCTCAGCCCTCCCTGcatccttccttcccagctcccaGACTGTCCTTGCAGGgaggtgtcccatccctggggtCACTTTGTGCTCTCCTCTGGGCGTTCTGCGACAGTTCCAtgtctcctgcactgagcactccccatctggatgcagtgctcctgGTGAGgtctcccagcacacagcagaggttCAGaccctctccctctccctgctggatATGCTGGTTCTCTTCAGTGACCGGATCCATGACTTGGAGGTGTGTTGATAATTGTAAGAATGGGGCTGTAATCTCTAATGGGGTCTGTGCCCATAGGACATAAACACAGAGCTGGGATGCAGACAGAGacctctgtttattttctgtgcacAATCAGGTGCTTTGCGATGCTTCCCAAAGCAAGCACAACCCCAAACAGAAGAGCAGTTATCTTTACATGGCTGCTTACATAATTACATCTCTATACAGTTTCTAATTGGGTACACTGATACATCTTTGCTGGGCAGACATACAAGGGGCTCCAAGACTGCATTTGGGAGGGGATAGCAGCTGTCTTATTCTAATCATCTTCCTGCAGCTATGGGTGTTGGTTTTAGCAAGCAATTAGCACAAAAGGAGCCCAATGAACACTTACAGGACACTTTGCCTTCACTTCTTGTTTACAATTCATGGCACTACCACCTGTCATGGCCCCACAGATCCTCCCAGGAGCGGAGGCATCATGCTGAGCTCTGATctctgggacagcagcagggccCAAGgaaacagcatggagctgttggGGAGGGCCGGGTGGaggtgagggaaaggctgtgcccagagggtggtgggcacggagcagctcccccagggcagtgggcacagccctgagctgctgcagctcgtGGAGCATTGGGATGCTGCTCTCAGATATAGGGTCGgggtttgggtggtgctgtgagGAGCCATCAGTAGCTTTGATGGCCCTTGTGGGTCCCCGCCAACTTGGGGCACTATGAAGGCTCTGAGGTGCtgtgtgggtgggtgggtgggctCTGCActggctgcagtgtgtggcCGTGGGCTTCCTGTCCCTGGAGGGGTTCAACAGGCAAAGGGACACATCCCCAGGCAGCAGGTGTTGGGGGTTGGCAATGGGTGGGGATGGAGCAGTATCTGCTGCCCCAAACACTGCAGGATTCTGGGATTGCATTATTCATTTCTGGGCTTCTATGGTTCAATATTGGGGGACTGTGGGGTTGTGAACTTATGGGATTCATCCATTTGCCTTGGCCACCAAATAAGGAAACAGATGGTGATGAAAGCGAAGATGAAGAGAATTATCCCACATATTTTAAGGTCTCTCCTGTATGACATAGCGTTGAGCAGCGCACCCCACGGGCTGACTGCTCTCTCCATATGATCCCtcactttctcttctgttaaGAAGTGATCCTCGTACAACATGTTGCTGTAGTACCTGCCCCCATTCTGCTGCACGGTTTGGTGGACCTTCTCCATCACCCGCTGGACCTGCTGGTCGCGCTCTGCCCCGGTGGCCCTGTTGTTGATGCTGCAGTACCGCTGCCCGCAGCTCTGGATCAGGTTGTGCAGAGCTCTGTTGTCGGTGTATTTCACGTAGTCGTGCAGCGATCCCGCCGTCAGCTCTTCTCCACGGGTGAACACAACAACCGTGTGCCTGAACACGCCGGCTCCAAAGATGTTCCGCACGCCCTGCACGGCCTCCTGGTCCTCCTGGGTGAAGCGGCCCAGCTGGGtgaccagcagcagcacgtgGGGGCCTGGTGAGGACAGCTCGATGCAGCGGGAGATTTCAGTGCACATCTCATCACTGCGGTCCCACAAATGGAAGATATCGGCCGTGTCGACCACCACAATATCCTCTCCATTCCAGTGTCCAACTGCTTTGTTGCAGCTGCGGGTCACCGGCGTGGTGGACAGCTTGGACTCGAAGACGCGCCGCCCCAGGAGGGTGTTCCCTGTGGCGCTTCGTCCCCCCCCGGTCTTCCCAACCAGGAGCAGCCGCATCGCGGAGCCTCTGCTGTCCCCGGGCAGCGCGGGGACACGTCGAGTGGCcgaggctgtgctgtggggacaCAAGCAGAGGTGCGGGGCTCCACCAGCTGCTCGGCTGGtaatgctgcagagcagactgCCCCAGCAGCGCCCGGAGAGCAGCGGAGAAcggagggaagggaaagagagcCGTGACACAACGTGCTGgggtggcacagagcagaggggtggcAACAGCCCGGGGTGCAGGGACACAGTGGTGTGGTGACAAGGACCCCCCTGGGAGATGACAGAGACCCCTCTGAGCGGTGACAGGGACCCCCTTGGGAGATGACGGACCCCTCTGGGCAGGGACAGGAGCGCAGCTGGGGTCGGCATGGGGCCAAGTGCAGTGCTGGGGGTCTCCCCATTCTGGGGCTGGGTCTGCACTGATGGACGGGGTCTGCACTGTGCTCGtgtgagcacagggagcagggagtggggagaagggaagtggggaggggagaaatggggaaataaggaaatgggaaagaggaaatggggagaggagaaagggagCAGGAAAaatggggagaggggagaggaagTAGAGAAAAGGGACAAGGAGTGTTGGGGGAGTAGGGcaggggagaagggaaagggaaaaagagggagaagggcaaaaagaggggagggaaaaaaaagggtgtAAAAGGGAGTAATGAAAACGGGACAGGAGAAAtgggaagagagggaaaaggacAGAGCCGCTGCCCCCTGCCGCGCTTCCCCTGCCCCGGATCCCGGCCATCGCAGCCCCTCCTGGCAGCACGGAGCCCCCCCGTCTCCCGGCCGTACCTTCCCGAAGCTCCGGTCCCAGCTCCGTCGCAGACCGCCCGGCACCGCCGTGTCCCCGCGGGGCCGCGCACCGACTGAAAGCGCAACGATCCGCGGCTCCTCCCGCCTCccgcccccttcccccctcGCTGCCACACGCGGTGACGCTCAGTGCGACATCCACCCTTTCTTTGGGCTCCTCCAGGGGTGGGCGCTGCAGCCCCCGGGCAGTCCGAGCCGTCGGACCGGCAGTGAGAAGTGCGGCACTTACAGCGGGAATGGCTCCGCTTGGTTCCGATATCACCGTCCCAACCAGCACCGCCTCTGCCCCGTGGCACTGCGCCCGTAGGTGGCTTGCCTTCCTCTTATTAGCAATGCAGATCTTTAGAGGACCCGTGGGTTTTGACAGCCCACGGTCGGGAGCTGGAAAGGAATTTCctctgaggtctcttccagccccaGGTGTGCTGTGACTCTGTCATGTCCTGAGGTTGCCTCTATATTCGGGCTATGTCCTGAGT
Encoded proteins:
- the LOC140249136 gene encoding GTPase IMAP family member 1-like; amino-acid sequence: MRLLLVGKTGGGRSATGNTLLGRRVFESKLSTTPVTRSCNKAVGHWNGEDIVVVDTADIFHLWDRSDEMCTEISRCIELSSPGPHVLLLVTQLGRFTQEDQEAVQGVRNIFGAGVFRHTVVVFTRGEELTAGSLHDYVKYTDNRALHNLIQSCGQRYCSINNRATGAERDQQVQRVMEKVHQTVQQNGGRYYSNMLYEDHFLTEEKVRDHMERAVSPWGALLNAMSYRRDLKICGIILFIFAFITICFLIWWPRQMDESHKFTTPQSPNIEP